One Mailhella massiliensis DNA segment encodes these proteins:
- a CDS encoding metal ABC transporter solute-binding protein, Zn/Mn family, translated as MHDEDDDHGHNHGGVNPHIFASPAMMERMAASLAEQLAALDPANAALYGEGGRRAAALYAALAEECRATGARLAGKGVLVQHEIFSYLARDMGLRVDGVIRQGEGLEPSARGMLTLVRAIREKGTSAVITEPQYPDRAGKTLAAETGITCITLDPMASGPEDAPLDYYENVMRENLRILEQALGS; from the coding sequence ATGCATGATGAGGACGACGACCACGGCCACAACCACGGGGGCGTGAACCCGCATATTTTTGCAAGCCCGGCCATGATGGAGCGCATGGCCGCCTCTCTGGCAGAGCAGCTTGCCGCGCTGGACCCGGCAAACGCCGCCCTGTACGGGGAAGGCGGCAGGCGCGCCGCCGCGCTCTACGCCGCGCTGGCCGAGGAATGCCGCGCAACCGGCGCGCGCCTTGCAGGCAAGGGCGTGCTCGTGCAGCACGAAATCTTCAGCTACCTTGCCCGCGACATGGGGCTGCGCGTGGACGGCGTGATCCGGCAGGGCGAAGGGCTGGAACCTTCCGCACGCGGTATGCTGACCCTGGTGCGCGCCATACGCGAAAAGGGCACCTCCGCCGTGATTACGGAACCGCAGTACCCCGACCGCGCGGGCAAGACCCTGGCTGCGGAAACGGGCATCACCTGCATTACCCTCGACCCCATGGCGAGCGGCCCGGAAGACGCGCCCCTCGATTATTATGAAAACGTCATGCGCGAAAATCTGCGCATTCTGGAGCAGGCCCTTGGAAGCTGA
- a CDS encoding YfbM family protein: protein MGMSGNYFRTDESTVENIRRGAVALSDIICDKAQKDNIVDIDKAWHALHFTLAGNAYGGDDDNILSRLVLSGNMLMEGDEEFSPMLISASDVKAMVPALAALTREDFRERFDVEQMLENDIYPVTEDDDEEDFFDYVWDAVEELREFFEEAAKEDQAVIFYMA, encoded by the coding sequence ATGGGAATGTCGGGAAATTACTTCAGAACGGATGAAAGTACTGTCGAGAATATCCGCCGGGGCGCGGTTGCGCTGTCGGATATCATCTGCGATAAGGCTCAGAAGGATAATATCGTGGATATCGACAAGGCATGGCACGCCCTGCATTTCACTCTTGCCGGCAATGCCTACGGCGGGGACGACGACAATATTCTCAGCCGCCTTGTTCTGAGCGGAAACATGCTCATGGAAGGCGACGAGGAATTTTCCCCCATGCTCATTTCCGCTTCCGACGTGAAGGCCATGGTTCCGGCGCTCGCCGCGCTCACGCGGGAGGACTTCCGGGAACGCTTCGATGTGGAGCAGATGCTGGAAAACGACATCTATCCCGTCACGGAAGACGACGATGAGGAAGATTTCTTCGACTATGTCTGGGACGCGGTGGAAGAACTGCGGGAATTCTTCGAGGAGGCCGCAAAGGAAGACCAGGCCGTCATATTCTATATGGCGTAG
- a CDS encoding metal ABC transporter substrate-binding protein has product MKTVLSLLVCLVLGLSSPTGAAAREITASVFPVWLLLREVARDVPDAHVSLLLPPGTGCPHDYAMTPQDRRGLARADVLVINGLGLESFLGEKGRVEELMKKGSAVIDVSRGVEGLMHDEDDDHGHNHGGVNPHIFASPAMMERMAASLAEQLAALDPANAALYGEGGRRAAALYAALAEECRPPSSTFPGAWKGSCMMRTTTTATTTGA; this is encoded by the coding sequence ATGAAAACAGTTCTTTCCCTTCTCGTATGCCTTGTTCTCGGCCTTTCCTCCCCGACGGGAGCCGCCGCCCGGGAAATCACGGCTTCCGTCTTCCCCGTATGGCTTCTGCTGCGCGAGGTGGCGCGCGACGTGCCCGACGCGCATGTTTCCCTTCTTCTGCCCCCCGGCACGGGCTGCCCCCACGACTATGCCATGACGCCGCAGGACAGGCGCGGCCTCGCCCGGGCGGACGTGCTCGTCATCAACGGCCTCGGGCTGGAAAGCTTTCTCGGGGAAAAGGGACGCGTGGAGGAACTCATGAAGAAAGGTTCCGCCGTCATCGACGTTTCCCGGGGCGTGGAAGGGCTCATGCATGATGAGGACGACGACCACGGCCACAACCACGGGGGCGTGAACCCGCATATTTTTGCAAGCCCGGCCATGATGGAGCGCATGGCCGCCTCTCTGGCAGAGCAGCTTGCCGCGCTGGACCCGGCAAACGCCGCCCTGTACGGGGAAGGCGGCAGGCGCGCCGCCGCGCTCTACGCCGCGCTGGCCGAGGAATGCCGNCCGCCGTCATCGACGTTTCCCGGGGCGTGGAAGGGCTCATGCATGATGAGGACGACGACCACGGCCACAACCACGGGGGCGTGA
- a CDS encoding metal ABC transporter ATP-binding protein gives MEADTPAIVFDHVSVTRSGLNILDQVNAVVPRGSCTVLIGPNGAGKTTLLLALLGEVNYRGRITLGGGKGLRIGYVPQKLMLDRGMPFTVAEFLAMGVQKRPLWLGISRRAKDEAMALLEQVHAAHLIKRRVGTLSGGEMQRVLLALALQQKPELLVLDEPSAGVDFEGGRLFCELLDDLRRTRKFTQIMVSHDLGMVAHHATCVICLKRRVVAQGAPRDVLTGEVLQALFGMHMGLICAQDHTHAMPSSGHNHHGEHRHA, from the coding sequence TTGGAAGCTGATACCCCCGCCATTGTTTTCGACCATGTGAGCGTGACCAGAAGCGGGCTGAACATTCTCGATCAGGTGAACGCCGTCGTGCCCAGAGGCAGCTGCACGGTGCTCATCGGCCCCAACGGCGCGGGCAAGACCACGCTGCTGCTCGCGCTTCTGGGGGAAGTGAACTACAGAGGCCGCATCACCCTCGGCGGCGGGAAGGGCCTGCGCATAGGCTATGTGCCGCAGAAGCTCATGCTCGACCGGGGTATGCCCTTCACCGTGGCGGAATTTCTGGCCATGGGCGTGCAGAAGCGCCCGCTGTGGCTCGGCATTTCCCGCAGGGCGAAGGACGAGGCCATGGCCCTGCTGGAACAGGTGCACGCCGCGCATCTCATAAAGCGCCGCGTGGGCACGCTTTCCGGCGGAGAAATGCAGCGCGTGCTGCTTGCCCTCGCCCTTCAGCAGAAACCCGAACTGCTGGTGCTGGACGAACCTTCCGCCGGGGTGGACTTCGAAGGCGGCCGCCTGTTCTGCGAACTTCTGGACGATCTGCGCCGCACAAGAAAGTTCACCCAGATCATGGTGAGCCACGACCTCGGCATGGTGGCCCATCACGCCACCTGCGTCATCTGTCTGAAACGGCGCGTCGTCGCGCAGGGAGCGCCCCGGGACGTGCTTACCGGAGAAGTGCTTCAGGCCCTGTTCGGTATGCACATGGGGCTTATCTGCGCGCAGGACCACACCCACGCCATGCCCTCTTCCGGGCACAA